A part of Rhinoderma darwinii isolate aRhiDar2 chromosome 1, aRhiDar2.hap1, whole genome shotgun sequence genomic DNA contains:
- the LOC142737525 gene encoding uncharacterized protein LOC142737525, with translation MDVERLILFVQEHPAIWDTRCEEYHNRTVKEDAWELVAKNLFGQEWETGRTRDRTRLVQDIKTRWRSCRDQFRREMGDKGRSGDGASRKRPYIYTKQLMFLKDIMDMRTTTDNLEDTAEETDVGESVAEPPAPNILPPSPEPTPQEPAPGQSERPVASPAQERPVRARSRRVRAPQPSTAAQVDTRVLDYLRRAAEEDGNDAFGRSIVPLLRLVPMDLMGRLQASIVTLIDACRPPHNPHMCFTAIEQWRNNYMPPPTAQVPGQFHPVPQMVRPYPYMRPMAHQLPGHTFHPPHQHHYAGEGQPTQLQVQHSGADMQEYASPGQRYQHL, from the exons atggatgtggagcgcctcatcctttttgtccaggagcatccagcgatatgggataccagatgtgaggagtatcataacaggacggtgaaggaggacgcatgggagttggtggccaaaaacctctttgggcaagagtgggagactggccgaacccgggaccgcactcggttgg tccaagatatcaagacacggtggcggagctgccgtgatcaattcaggcgagagatgggtgacaagggacgcagcggagatggggcatctcgcaaacggccctacatatatactaagcagctgatgttcctgaaggacatcatggatatgcgcac aaccaccgacaatttggaggacacagcagaggagactgacgtgggggagtctgtggccgaaccccctgctcccaatatcctgccacccagccccgagccgacaccccaggagcccgcaccaggccagtcagaacggccggttgcctctccagcccaggagcggcccgtgcgagcccgcagtcggcgtgttcgtgccccacagccctccacagctgcccaggtggatacgcgggtactggactatctcaggcgagccgcagaggaggatgggaatgatgccttcggccgcagcattgtccccctcctacgcctggtgccgatggaccttatgggccgtctgcaggcgtcgatcgtcacattgatcgacgcttgcagaccgccacacaatccccatatgtgtttcacggcaatagagcagtggcgaaataattacatgccgccacccacggcccaggtgcctggGCAATTCCACCCTGTTCCCCAGATGGTACGGCCGTATccctacatgcgccctatggctcaccAGCTGCCAGGGCACACATTCCacccaccacatcagcaccactatgctggcgagggacaacctacccagctccaggtccagcatagtggtgctgatatgcAGGAATATGCCTCCCCAGGACAAAGataccaacacctgtga